The genomic interval TTAGCTGACGGCTGTGTGCTGACCGCTGATGGCGGATTTATTCCCCGATGAGTTGCACAACGAGATGCCGCTTGCGCGGGCGGTTGTCGAATTCCGCGAGCACGACCTGCTGCCATGTACCGAGAAGGAGCTTCCCGTTTTGGAAAGGGATCGTCAGGGAGGGACCGGTAAATGCTGCCCGTACGTGACTGAAGCCGTTCGCGTCTCCCCACGTGTCATCGTGATGATAGTGCATATGCGACGGTGCGATCTTTTCGTAGAATTCTTGGATATCCTCGATAAGACCGGGTTCGTATTCAAAGGTTGTGATCCCTGCGGTGGAGCCGGATACAAAGACGGTAAGGTTGCCTGTCCGCAGATCTGACCGGTCGAGTACCCCGGATACTTCGTTGGTAATATTGATCAGATCGCCGCTGCCGCGCGTATTAATGATGATTGTGCCGTTTATTATTTTCATAGTCTGATATATCCATCACTCTCACTGAATCCGCGGTATAATAAATGTATCTGCAGGCAGGATAATACATCTGAATTATGGTCGGGATGACTGGATTTGAACCAGCGGCCTCTTGCTCCCGAAGCAAGCGCTCTACACCATGCTGAGCTACATCCCGTACCCATTAAGATAGCAGACAAATGCAAAAAATTCCATTGATTTTTAACGATATACATGATACTTATTCACACTTTTCCGAAGGAGGTTAACAATGGCAGGGACAAGGCCCATCCTGATTACCGATCTGACATTAAGAGACGGCCACCAATCGCTCTTTGCGACGAGGATGACCACCGATGACATGCTCCCCATAGCCGGCAAAATGGACAGCATCGGTTTCTACTCTATGGAGGTATGGGGCGGCGCGACGTTCGATGTAATGACCAGGTTTTTGAATGAAGATCCGTGGGAAAGGGTTAAGCGCCTTAAGGAAAAGATGCCTAATACGAAACTGCAGATGCTCCTGCGCGGCCAGAACCTTGTGGGATACAGGAACTATGCCGATGATGTTGTTGATGCATTTGTTGAAAAGGCTGCCGAGGTCGGGATTGATATCTTCAGGGTTTTCGACGCGCTCAATGACGAGCGGAACTTCATTGCGGCATTCAGGGCGATCAAGAGGTGCGGCAAGCACATCCAGGGAGCGATCTCATACTCCCTGACCGAGAAAAGGCTTGGCGGACCGATCTTCAACATAGACTATTATATCGGCAAGGCAAAGAAGATCGAGGATATGGGCGCAGACTCCATCTGTATAAAGGATATGGCAGGGATCATTTCGCCATATGATGCCTACGAACTGATCTCTCAACTGAAGGCGCATCTTACAATCCCCGTGCATCTCCATACGCATTACACGAGCGGAATGGCTTCCATGTCTTTGCTGAAGGGCATCGAGGCGGGCGCGGACGGGATCGATACCTGTCTTGCTCCTTTTGCGCTCAGGTCTTCGCACTGCGCAGTTGAACCTTTTGTTGTAACGCTTAAGGGAACACCACAGGACCCGGGTTTTGATCTTGAGAAGATAGCTGAGATCGATGATTACCTTGAAACGATAATTCCAAAATATATGTCTTTTGCGGACACGACAAAGTTTTCTGTTATCGATATCGGCGTGCTGGTGCACCAGATACCGGGCGGTATGATCAGCAACCTTGTAGGCCAGCTCAAACAGGCAAAAGCGATCCACAGGCTCAAGGAGGTCTACGAGGAGATACCGGCAACGCGTAAGGATATGGGTTTCCCGCCGCTGGTTACCCCTACGAGCCAGATCGTCGGCGTCCAGTCTGTCTTCAATGTCATCGCAGGCCGCTACAAGATGATATCGAATGAGGTAAAGGACTATTTTTATGGATTATACGGGAAACCACCGGTACCGGTAAGTGATGAGATCAGGCAGAAGGCCTTGAAAGGCTATGCAAGGGGGAATACACCTATCGAAACAAGACCGGGTGACATCCTTGAACCCGAACTGCCCAGGGCGCGGGAGGCGCTGAGGAGCATCACGGATGATATGGGCGATATCCTGATCTATGCCCTCTATCCCATGACAGGGCTCGAGTTCCTGAAGAAAAAGTATAACGTCCAGTAAAATACGTAAATAGTAAAGCGGAAGGGGCACAGACCGTGTTGCAAAATCAGGGTCAGTGTAGTAATCTAACGCCACATGAGCAAGCTCATCATAGCTGTCGGATCGAAAGAGAATGTCCTCGAAGATATCCATGCCCTCGCAAAACGTCTCGTTAACGAACCTGAGCTGGTAATCGCTACAGGGAAGGATACCAGGAACACAGTCATCGAACACGCGTCCAATCTGTTTCTTGACGAACACCGTGTTCTCGTAATTATCGACCCCGAAAGAGGTTGTATCGAGGAGCTTAAAGGGCAGCTTGATGTTTTAAAGGAAAAGATCTTCATCATTCTTTATTCAACCAGCAAGGAATCTGATCTCCACCAG from Syntrophorhabdaceae bacterium carries:
- a CDS encoding secondary thiamine-phosphate synthase enzyme YjbQ; this translates as MKIINGTIIINTRGSGDLINITNEVSGVLDRSDLRTGNLTVFVSGSTAGITTFEYEPGLIEDIQEFYEKIAPSHMHYHHDDTWGDANGFSHVRAAFTGPSLTIPFQNGKLLLGTWQQVVLAEFDNRPRKRHLVVQLIGE
- a CDS encoding pyruvate carboxylase subunit B; translation: MAGTRPILITDLTLRDGHQSLFATRMTTDDMLPIAGKMDSIGFYSMEVWGGATFDVMTRFLNEDPWERVKRLKEKMPNTKLQMLLRGQNLVGYRNYADDVVDAFVEKAAEVGIDIFRVFDALNDERNFIAAFRAIKRCGKHIQGAISYSLTEKRLGGPIFNIDYYIGKAKKIEDMGADSICIKDMAGIISPYDAYELISQLKAHLTIPVHLHTHYTSGMASMSLLKGIEAGADGIDTCLAPFALRSSHCAVEPFVVTLKGTPQDPGFDLEKIAEIDDYLETIIPKYMSFADTTKFSVIDIGVLVHQIPGGMISNLVGQLKQAKAIHRLKEVYEEIPATRKDMGFPPLVTPTSQIVGVQSVFNVIAGRYKMISNEVKDYFYGLYGKPPVPVSDEIRQKALKGYARGNTPIETRPGDILEPELPRAREALRSITDDMGDILIYALYPMTGLEFLKKKYNVQ